In Cicer arietinum cultivar CDC Frontier isolate Library 1 chromosome 1, Cicar.CDCFrontier_v2.0, whole genome shotgun sequence, one DNA window encodes the following:
- the LOC101491006 gene encoding uncharacterized protein yields the protein MVTMFINTLQPPFYDKMIGSVSSNFSDLVIIGVNKKKEEESHFVASNPTNHSFVRRPYTAATSQISGTLSQHLQGNQDSYESQGKNYRGREFVHFDPIPLTYAELLPHLVINSMVALCTGETIEPPYPKGYDSNAVCDYHSGAVGHSTENCLALKLKVHDLFKARWLNFKENKPSVKNNPLPVHGGPIVNAIKENHQLIKEVEKMELIFFELCKFGLIRGNVDGKARCNFHLNEDHSMEECNEFKKELQKLINIGIIQIGRWEKDDGMIATQLEEKLGITIPKPLVIPFTKVESMNAPGDLRTLIVQIPSPFSYKDNKAVPWNYNVEIHLAKQKNKDVSSSKTTIVTDVSGIGGMTRNGRIYSPGKSQREMIAVFEKACTYKEEKKVEKEKVENEKEISNEEAQEFLKIIKQSEYKIVDQLNHTPTRISLLSLLMNYESHRKLLMKILNEAHVTHDITVDKFGGIINNITANNHLTFTDDELPTEGRGHNKALHISVMCLDHIMSRVLIDNGSLLKVISKSTLAKLPCDGTYMRPSPMVVRAFDGSGREVMGEIDLPVQIGPVTFEITFHVMDIVPAYSCLLGRPWIYSVGVVPSTLHQKLKYMK from the exons ATGGTGACTATGTTCATAAACACTCTTCAACCTCCGTTTTATGACAAAATGATAGGAAGtgtttcatcaaatttttcagaTCTTGTCATCATAG GTGTGAATAAGAAAAAGGAGGAAGAAAGCCATTTTGTGGCGTCAAACCCAACTAATCATTCTTTTGTGCGTCGCCCTTACACCGCTGCAACTTCACAAATCTCAGGTACTCTAAGTCAACACTTACAAGGGAATCAAGATTCATATGAAAGTCAAGGGAAAAACTATCGTGGGAGGGAGTTCGTACATTTCGACCCAATCCCTCTAACCTATGCAGAGTTATTACCGCATCTGGTTATCAATTCTATGGTTGCACTATGTACAGGGGAAACTATAGAACCACCCTACCCGAAAGGATATGACTCGAACGCGGTGTGTGATTACCACTCTGGGGCTGTAGGACACTCTACTGAAAATTGCCTAGCTTTAAAGTTGAAGGTGCACGATTTGTTTAAGGCTAGATggttgaattttaaagaaaacaagCCTAGCGTGAAAAATAATCCTCTACCAGTCCATGGTGGGCCAATAGTGAATGCAATCAAAGAAAATCACCAATTAATAAAGGAGGTCGAGAAAATGGAACTGATTTTCTTTGAGTTATGTAAATTTGGGTTAATCCGAGGAAATGTTGATGGGAAAGCAAGATGCAATTTCCACCTCAATGAAGATCATTCCATGGAAGAATGCAATGAGTTCAAAAAAGAACTTCAAAAATTGATAAACATAGGCATCATTCAAATAGGTCGTTGGGAAAAGGATGACGGTATGATTGCAACTCAATTAGAAGAAAAACTTGGCATAACCATCCCAAAGCCATTGGTCATTCCTTTCACTAAAGTGGAAAGTATGAATGCACCCGGTGATTTGAGGACCTTAATAGTTCAGATACCAAGCCCTTTTTCATATAAAGACAACAAAGCCGTACCTTGGAACTATAATGTAGAGATACATCTAGCTAAACAGAAGAACAAAGATGTTTCTAGCTCTAAAACCACCATTGTCACGGACGTTTCAGGAATAGGAGGAATGACTAGAAATGGTCGGATATATTCCCCAGGAAAATCACAAAGAGAAATGATAGCGGTGTTTGAGAAGGCATGCACATATAAAGAGGAAAAGAAAGTCGAAAAGGAGAAAGTAGAAAATGAGAAAGAGATTTCTAATGAAGAAGCCCAAGAATTTCTCAAAATCATCAAACAGAGTGAATACAAAATAGTCGACCAACTCAACCATACTCCTACAAGGATTTCATTATTATCCCTATTGATGAATTATGAGTCCCACCGGAAGCTATTGATGAAAATACTAAATGAGGCTCATGTCACTCACGACATCACCGTGGACAAATTTGGaggcatcataaataacatcacAGCCAACAATCACCTAACTTTCACAGATGATGAGTTGCCGACCGAAGGGAGAgggcataataaagcactacacatatCAGTAATGTGCCTCGACCATATAATGTCAAGAGTCCTCATTGACAATGGCTCCTTGCTGAAGgtcatatcaaaatcaacattaGCAAAACTACCTTGTGATGGTACATATATGAGACCTAGTCCCATGGTTGTTAGAGCTTTCGACGGGAGTGGCAGAGAAGTAATGGGGGAAATCGATCTCCCAGTTCAAATAGGCCCGGTCACATTTGAAATCACGTTTCACGTGATGGATATTGTACCCGCTTATAGTTGCTTATTGGGGAGGCCATGGATCTATTCTGTCGGCGTAGTGCCGTCAACCTTACACCAAAAGCTGAAGTAtatgaaatga
- the LOC140918746 gene encoding uncharacterized protein yields the protein MDELEQTEIREDVNQLKGQMTKILEMLQALGNRNDGNPLVDEGVPQNTLVHPTGVTPHLHTNYQEGKAQQFPPYGLPPGYTPPINTHLPNNSTLAVATNPQHGTGEFPQMQPSPLTSGFPGSSSQGKSTEATPVMLNIHHEPRLLEGNQSQEKWQALEERLRVVEGGNNYGFDASDLCLVFDVIIPPKFKLPEFDKYKGTTCPKNHLIMYCRKMGFCAHDEKLLIHFFQDSLTGASLSWYMHLERAHISSWKDLVDAFLKQYKYNLDMAPDRIQLQNMTKTRQ from the coding sequence ATGGATGAGCTAGAGCAAACAGAAATAAGAGAAGATGTGAACCAGCTCAAGGGGCAAATGACCAAGATCTTGGAGATGTTACAAGCACTCGGAAATAGAAATGATGGGAATCCTTTGGTAGATGAGGGGGTGCCCCAAAACACTCTTGTTCACCCAACGGGCGTCACTCCACACCTTCACACCAATTATCAAGAAGGGAAGGCACAACAATTTCCACCTTATGGTCTTCCTCCAGGTTATACCCCACCCATAAACACTCATCTCCCCAACAACAGTACACTGGCTGTGGCTACAAATCCACAACATGGTACTGGCGAGTTCCCTCAAATGCAACCTTCACCCCTTACTTCGGGCTTTCCTGGCTCTTCATCGCAAGGAAAATCTACCGAAGCTACGCCGGTGATGTTAAACATACACCATGAACCTCGACTGCTCGAGGGCAATCAATCCCAAGAAAAATGGCAAGCCTTGGAAGAACGCTTGAGAGTTGTCGAAGGGGGAAACAATTATGGATTTGATGCTTCAGACCTATGCCTCGTTTTTGATGTTATCATacctccaaaattcaaattgcCTGAATTCGACAAATACAAGGGAACTACATGTCCCAAGAACCATCTTATTATGTATTGtcgaaaaatgggtttttgcGCCCATGACGAAAAACTGCTAATCCACTTCTTTCAAGACAGTTTGACAGGAGCTTCCCTGAGTTGGTATATGCACCTTGAGCGAGCTCATATCAGCTCTTGGAAAGATTTGGTGgatgcctttttgaaacaatacaaatataatctCGACATGGCTCCTGATAGAATACAGCTACAAAATATGACAAAAACGAGACAATGA